The Sebastes fasciatus isolate fSebFas1 chromosome 4, fSebFas1.pri, whole genome shotgun sequence genome window below encodes:
- the LOC141766571 gene encoding E3 ubiquitin-protein ligase TRIM21-like, with product MSAASCLLTEDQFLCSICLDVFTDPVSTPCGHNFCKTCITKHWDINVLCECPNCKKVFNTRPELQVNTFISEMAAQFRQSAQQKASSSSSEQQAAKPGEVPCDVCSGTKLKALKSCLVCLESYCETHLVPHLTRSALKRHQLIDPVENLEGRMCTKHDKLLELFCKTDQMCVCMLCTISDHKTHDVVPLKEGYEGKKAELGKTEAEIQQMIQKRRLKIQEMKHSVELSKVDADREIADGVQVFTALKESVERSQAELIDTIKEKQTKTEKQAEGFIKDLEQEISELKKRSTEVVQLLLSEDHLHVLQSFTSLNAAPPTKNWTEVSVRPLSFEGTVVRAVNQLKETLSKQMKKLFEVELKRVQQSAVDVTLDPDTAQPNLILSDDGKQVNCGDVKKNLPDNPERFTCPCVLAKQSFSSGRFYFEVQVKGKTEWALGVARELINRKGIITLNPQNGYWTIWLRNTKEYKALADPRVRLSLKSQPEKVGVFVDYEEGLVSFYDVDAAALIYSFTGCCFTEKLYPYFSPSLNYGGKNSAPLIISPVNHTE from the coding sequence ATGTCTGCTGCCAGCTGTCTGCTGActgaagatcagtttctgtgctccatctgtctggatgtgttcactgatccagtcagcacaccatgtggacacaacttctgtaAAACCTGCATCACTAAACACTGGGATATTAATGTCCTATGCGAGTGTCCCAACTGTAAAAAGGTTTTCAACACTAGACCTGAGCTGCAGGTCAATACTTTCATCTCTGAGATGGCTGctcagttcagacagtcagctcaacagaaagccagcagcagcagctcagagcaacaagctgccaaaccaggagaagttccctgtgacgtctgctctggaaccaaactgaaggccctgaagtcctgcctggtgtgtctggaatcctactgtgagactcacctggtGCCTCATCTGACAAGGTCAGCtctgaaaagacatcagctgatcgaccctgtggagaacctggaaggcaggatgtgtacgaagcacgataaactgctggagctgttctgtaagactgaccagatgtgtgtctgcatgctctgcaCTATTTCAGACCACAAGACACATGATGTTGTTCCTTTGAAAGAAGGatatgaaggaaagaaggccgagctggggaagacagaggctgaaattcagcagatgatccagaagagacgactgaagattcaggagatGAAACACTCAGTGGAGCTCAGTAAGGtagatgcagacagagagatagcagatggtgttcaggtcttcaccgctctgaaggagtctgttgagAGAAGCCAGGCCGAGCTCATCGACACAATAAAAGAGAagcagacaaagacagagaaacaggctGAAGGCTTCATCAAAGACctggaacaggaaatctctgagctgaaGAAGAGAAGCACTGAGGTGGTGCAGCTCTTACTCTCTGAAGACCACCTCCATGTCCTCCAAAGCTTCACGTCCCTGAACGCTGCTCCACCCACCAAAAACTGGACAGAAGTCAGCGTCCGTCCACTTTCATTTGAGGGGACTGTGGTGAGAGCTGTGAATCAGCTGAAGGAGACGCTCAGTAAACAGATGAAGAAGCTGTTTGAAGTTGAGCTGAAGAGGGTCCAGCAGTCTGCAGTGGATGTGACACTTGATCCTGATACAGCACAGCCCaacctcatcctgtctgatgatggaAAACAAGTAAACTGTGGTGATGTAAAgaagaatctcccagacaacccaGAGAGATTTACTTGTCCCTGTGTCTTAGCAAAacagagtttctcttcaggaaGGTTTTACTTCGAGGTTCAGGTTAAAGGGAAGACTGAGTGGGCTttaggagtggccagagagtTGATCAACAGGAAGGGAATAATCACACTGAATCCTCAGAATGGTTACTGGACGATATGGTTGAGGAATACAAAGGAGTACAAAGCACTTGCTGACCCTAGAgtccgtctctctctgaagtctcagcctgagaaggtgggggtgtttgtggattatgaggagggtctggtctccttttatgatgttgatgctgcagctcttatctactcctttactggctgctgcttcactgagaaactctaccCATACTTTAGTCCCAGTCTTAACTATGGAggtaaaaactctgcccctctgatcatctctcctgtcaatcacactgaGTAG